A DNA window from Cutaneotrichosporon cavernicola HIS019 DNA, chromosome: 2 contains the following coding sequences:
- the MDE1 gene encoding uncharacterized protein (Catalyzes the dehydration of methylthioribulose-1-phosphate (MTRu-1-P) into 2,3-diketo-5-methylthiopentyl-1- phosphate (DK-MTP-1-P)), translated as MAPITLPGYGDVEPLSPAAEALVKSDDPEHPANLIPELCREFYKLGWVTGTGGGISMRQGPLVYLAPSGVQKERILPEHMFVLPFAQSSVPKPGSKRDFMRIPSKKGLSESQCTPLFWNAFTQRDAQSCIHTHSQHAVMLTLLLGKNAKSFRISHQEMIKGVRLGGVGKTLAYFNTLEVPIIENTAREEDLTESMAEAMTTYPDAAAILVRRHGVYIWGPTWESAKTQAECLDYLFEIAVKMLLAGMPLEGDN; from the exons ATGGCACCAATTACTCTCCCAGGTTACGGCGACGTTGAGCCCctctcgcccgccgccgaggcaCTCGTGAAGAGCGACGACCCCGAGCAC CCCGCAAACCTCATCCCCGAGCTCTGCCGCGAGTTCTACAAGCTCGGATGGGTTACTGGTACCGGCGGTGGTATCAGCATGCGCCAGGG ccctcTCGTATACCTCGCCCCCTCTGGCGTGCAGAAGGAACGTATCCTCCCAGAGCACATGTTCGTGCTCCCCTTTGCCCAGAGCTCGGTCCCGAAGCCGGGGAGTAAGCGCGACTTTATGCGGATCCCCTCTAAGAAG GGCCTGTCCGAGTCGCAGTGCACGCCGCTGTTCTGGAATGCTTTTACGCAACGTGACGCGCAGAGCTGTATTCACACGCATTCGCAGCATGCTG TCAtgctcaccctcctcctgggCAAGAACGCCAAGTCGTTCCGCATCTCGCACCAGGAGATGATCAAGGGCgtgcgcctcggcggcgtcggcaagACCCTCGCCTACTTCAACACCCTCGAGGTGCCCATTATCGAGAAcacggcgcgcgaggaagACCTCACTGAGAGCATGGCCGAAGCCATGACGACGTACCCCGACGCTGCGGCCATTCTCGTGCGTCGGCACGGCGTGTATATTTGGG gccCCACTTGGGAGTCGGCCAAGACGCAAGCCGAGTGCCTCGACTATTTGTTCGAAATCGCTGTCAAGATGCTCCTGGCTGGCATGCCACTCGAGGGTGACAACTAG
- the NUG1 gene encoding uncharacterized protein (Ferrous iron transport protein B), protein MPKAKNSSKPKGKVYSVPTARRQKDGGVPKLTALKSKAQTGRFAKARPERAGGPTSIHALASTSRHAGDNFIEAVEEDLAPVDASLTVRDSSAKAFMRELRKVIERADVIIQVLDARDPEGTRSKWVEEEVRKRDSKGKKLIFVINKIDLVPIDNLQSWLKHLKHTAATWPFKSSTQSQRGHLSQATVPLTAQSVPGQKQTLRELPQTSSSMGATELLGALKQYALSTPHSALTVGVVGYPNVGKSSLINSLKRSRACGVAAMPGKTRVVQEVVLDKGVKILDCPGVVLEDIRDLASGDSKRKQAEMMLRNAVKAELVEDPVAPIDVVLERADPQLLMNLYNLPPWDDTKDFLIKLALTRGRLGRGGIPDLEAAAVQVLRDWNSGKIPYYTRPPAVHTSSKPQEAAEAADADADVAMDGARVGDAKILNNLSEAFTLDGLFDDIGGEGDWDGEEGDAGFVADEMEEDVAPPSAPALAPVAASASAWAGAFSPASSASSPVGRSISLSPPPFPTSTFNPSLKNTRTFNAPARAAADPTRLFTAEERAALPTMSGDKQKAKKEAKKAKKRRAAAEQTEGELLLGFMGMDVDETAYEPPKTAKQRRIEKKERKEVREVRQVDVQVAKERDFASFLAAMGEDEDEL, encoded by the exons ATGCCCAAAGCAA AAAACAGCTCCAAGCCAAAGGGAAAGGTTTATTCGGTgccgacggcgcggcgccagAAAGACGGCGGGGTGCCCAAGCTCACGGCGCTGAAGAGCAAGGCGCAGACCGGCCGCTTCGCCAAAGCAAGG CCCGAAAGAGCCGGCGGACCAACTTCGATCCACGCGCTTGCCAGCACGTCCCGGCATGCAGGAGATAACTTTATCGAAGCcgtggaggaggacttGGCGCccgtcgacgcgtcgctTACAGTCCGCGACAGCTCGGCCAAGGCTTTCatgcgcgagctgcgcaaggTTATTGAGCGTGCGGACGTCATTATCCAGGTGCTTGATGCGCGTGATCCGGAGGGAACGCGATCCAAAtgggtcgaggaggaggtgcgcaagcgcgactcgaagggcaagaagcTCATCTTTGTCATTAACAAGATCGACCTTGTGCCCATCGACAATCTCCAATCCTGGCTCAAGCACCTGAAGCACACAGCCGCAACCTGGCCATTCAAGAGTTCGACCCAGTCCCAGCGCGGACATCTCAGCCAGGCGACAGTGCCGCTCACAGCCCAGAGCGTACCCGGACAAAAGCAgacgctgcgcgagctccCCCAGACCAGCTCGAGTATGGGCGCGActgagctcctcggcgcgctcaaACAGTACGCACTCAGCACTCCTCATTCGGCCCTGACTGTGGGCGTCGTCGGATACCCGAACGTCGGCAAGTCATCGCTCATCAACTCCCTCAAGCGCTCACGCGCTTGTGGCGTCGCCGCTATGCCAGGCAAGACTCGTGTCGTGCAGGAGGTTGTGCTTGACAAGGGCGTCAAGATTCTCGACTGTCCCGGTGTTGTGCTCGAGGACATCCGCGACTTGGCGAGCGGGGACAGTAAGCGGAAACAGGCCGAGATGATGCTCCGTaacgccgtcaaggccgaactcgtcgaggaccccGTCGCGCCCATCGACGTCGTGCTCGAACGCGCAGACCCCCAGCTCCTCATGAACCTCTACAACCTGCCTCCATGGGACGACACGAAGGACTTTCTCATCAagctcgccctcacgcGCGGTCGCCTCGGGCGTGGCGGCATTCCAGACCTCGAAGCCGCAGCTGTACAGGTTCTGCGTGACTGGAACTCGGGCAAGATTCCATACTACACCCGTCCGCCGGCTGTGCACACGTCGAGCAAACCACAGGAGGCGGCtgaggcggccgacgccgacgccgacgtcgccatggacggtgcgcgcgtcggcgacgccaaAATCCTCAACAACCTCAGCGAGGCGTTTACCCTCGACGGGCTGTTCGACGAcatcggcggcgagggcgactgggacggtgaggagggcgacgccgGCTTCGTCGCtgacgagatggaggaggacgtcgcTCCTCCATCAGCGCCCGCCTTGGCCCCAgtcgcggcgtcggcctcggcatgGGCCGGCGCATTCTCCCCTGCatcgtccgcctcctcccccgtcGGCCGCTCCAtttccctctccccccctcccttccccacATCAACCTTCAACCCCTCACTGAAGAACACACGTACCTTCAACGCccccgcccgcgccgcagcCGATCCAACCCGCCTCTTCACCGCCGAGGAACGCGCCGCCCTCCCAACCATGAGTGGGGACAAGCAAAAGGCGAAGAAGGAAgcgaagaaggccaagaaaCGTCGTGCGGCCGCCGAACAAACTGAAGGCGaactcctcctcggcttTATGGggatggacgtcgacgagacggcCTACGAGCCACCCAAGACCGCCAAGCAGCGCCGCatcgagaagaaggagcgtAAAGAGGTACGTGAGGTGCGCCAGGTGGACGTCCAGGTAGCCAAGGAACGCGACTTTGCAAGCTTCCTGGCGGCCATgggtgaggacgaggacgagttgtAG
- a CDS encoding uncharacterized protein (Belongs to the thioredoxin family) has translation MSLLRSSLCTARSLTIARGLSTSAVRRDHFLDVDPAAFKARAIDGGSKPVLVDFYADWCQPCRVLSPVLKKLTGPETEFDLVTVDVDKHPELAGEFKVTALPTVVAFKDGKVKNKFLGFRSEADVKKFLTML, from the exons ATGTCGCTTCTTCGCTCCTCCCTCTGCACTGCCCGTTCCCTGACTATTGCGCGGGGATTAtcgacctcggccgtgCGACGTGACCActtcctcgacgttgaCCCTGCT GCGTtcaaggcgcgcgcgatTGACGGCGGCTCCAAGCCGGTCTTGGTTGATTTCTACGCCGA CTGGTGCCAGCCGTGCCGCGTGCTCTCGCCGGTTCTCAAGAAGCTCACTGGGCCCGAGACCGAGTTCGACCTCGTGACCGTCGATGTTGACAAGCACCCCGAGCTGGCGGGCGAGTTCAAG GTGACCGCGCTCCCGACCGTCGTCGcgttcaaggacggcaaggtcaagaaCAAGTTCC TTGGGTTCCGGAGCGAGGCGGATGTGAAGAAGTTCCTCACTATGCTTTGA
- the GCV2 gene encoding uncharacterized protein (The glycine cleavage system catalyzes the degradation of glycine), producing the protein MLVNISRRAPRMYAPLRARALATSASRLNPRSTEPVRSTTATQPHPLPPSKSFRPAATSIFTPLDTFVPRHVGPTEKDTQEMLDTLGYKTMDDFVKATVPDDVRISEFTSNDIAPYSELELLRRVEEIGSMNKNMKSYIGMGYHNAVVPPVIQRSLFENPGWYTAYTPYSPEQSQGRLESLINYQTVTIQLTGLPIANASLLDEATAAAEAMAMAAAAVPKGKFSKGKNVFLVSPTIAPQTVDVLRTRCTGFGVELQIAESNEGFKAEVAKLGDKLIGALLPYPDVNGEVIDWTSVASDLKSHGAMVVVASDLLALTMLKPPGEWGADIVLGNSQRFGVPVGYGGPHAAFFAVTEDLKRKIPGRIVGLSHDASGAPAYRLALQTREQHIRREKATSNVCTAQALLANMAAMYAVYHGPEGLRKIAGKTHQLTKVLAEALTGLEYTVTNKQFFDTLTVDVSTAGVTADQIHKTSVASGINFRRIDDKHVGITLDESVGPLDLTDIVNVFYRAKGLKEIQPNTLDDISQKLNFSAQSALTQPIDSPMARTTAFLPQPVFNRHHSETDMLRYMMHLQQKDYSLVHGMIPLGSCTMKLNSTSSMQPLSWKEFGGVHPFAPVDQAEGYKTMLTELEKDLSLVTGYDATSLQPNSGASGEFAGLKVIDAYHKSRGDSHRNVCLIPLSAHGTNPASAAMMGWKVVPIKALNDGSLDLKDLEEKAVKHKDNLAAFMVTYPSTFGTFDEGIEKATSLVHENGGQVYVDGANANALVGLTSLGRVGGDVSHTNLHKTFSIPHGGGGPGVGPISVKKHLAPFLPGHSLVKTGGEHAITAVSAAPYGSASINLISWAYIKMLGGAGLTESSKMALLNANYIAERLRPYYNLRFTNKNGHCAHECLIDLAEFEDKAGLRVPDFSKRLQDYSFHPPTAQWPISTCWLIEPTESEPKHELDRLVDALISIRKEVDEVIEGKQDKDNNVFKNAPHPLSVITGEKWDLPYSREKAAYPVPGLKKSKFWPTVGRLDDAAGDLNLICEVSNPSDNANFSSAALWKIGKRRRL; encoded by the coding sequence ATGCTCGTTAACatctcgcgccgcgcaccgCGTATGTACGCGCCTCtgcgtgcgcgcgcgctcgccacctcTGCATCGCGTCTCAACCCCCGTTCCACCGAGCCAGTCCGCTCGACCACGGCCACACAGCCCcacccccttcctccctccaaGTCGTTCCGTCCTGCCGCGACCTCAATCTTCACGCCGCTCGACACTTTCGTCCCCCGTCACGTCGGCCCCACCGAGAAGGACACCCAGGAGATGCTCGACACTCTCGGGTACAAGACGATGGACGACTTTGTCAAGGCGACCGTCCCTGATGACGTTCGCATTTCCGAGTTCACCAGCAATGACATTGCGCCGTACTCggagcttgagcttctccgccgcgtcgaggagattggCTCCATGAACAAGAACATGAAGTCGTACATTGGTATGGGCTACCACAATGCTGTCGTCCCCCCCGTTATCCAGCGTAGCTTGTTCGAGAACCCGGGCTGGTACACCGCCTACACGCCCTACTCGCCCGAGCAGTCGCAGGGTCGCCTCGAGTCGCTCATCAACTACCAGACCGTGACCATTCAGCTCACCGGTCTCCCGATTGCCAACGCCTcgctccttgacgaggcgaccgccgccgccgaggctaTGGCTATGGCGGCTGCCGCCGTGCCCAAGGGCAAGTTCtccaagggcaagaacgtcttcctcgtctcgcCCACCATTGCTCCCCAGActgtcgacgtcctccgcACTCGCTGCACTGGCTTTGGCGTTGAGCTCCAGATTGCCGAGTCCAACGAGGGCTTCAAGGCTGAGGTTGCCAAGCTTGGCGACAAGCTGATTGGTGCTCTCCTCCCCTACCCCGACGTCAACGGTGAGGTCATTGACTGGACTTCGGTCGCCTCGGACCTCAAGAGCCACGGCGCcatggtcgtcgtcgcgtccgacctcctcgccctcactATGCTCAAGCCTCCCGGAGAGTGGGGCGCCGACATTGTCCTTGGCAACTCGCAGCGCTTCGGTGTCCCCGTCGGCTACGGTGGTCCCCacgccgccttcttcgccgtcaccgaggACCTCAAGCGCAAGATCCCCGGCCGTATCGTTGGTCTCTCGCACGACGCCTCGGGCGCCCCCGCCTACCGTCTCGCGCTCCAGACCCGTGAGCAGCACATTCGCCGTGAGAAGGCCACCTCGAACGTGTGCACTGCCcaggccctcctcgccaacatgGCCGCCATGTACGCCGTCTACCACGGCCCCGAGGGTCTCCGCAAGATTGCCGGCAAGACTCACCAGCTCACCAaggtcctcgccgaggccctcACTGGCCTTGAGTACACCGTCACCAACAAGCAGTTCTTCGACACCCTCACCGTGGACGTCTCGACTGCCGGTGTCACCGCCGACCAGATCCACAAGACCTCGGTCGCCTCGGGCATCAACTTCCGTCGCATCGACGACAAGCACGTCGGTATCACCCTTGACGAGTCGGTTGGCCCGCTCGACCTCACCGACATTGTCAACGTCTTCTACCGCGCCAAGGGCCTCAAGGAGATCCAGCCCAACACCCTTGACGACATCTCGCAGAAGCTCAACTTCTCGGCCCAGTCGGCTCTCACCCAGCCCATTGACAGCCCCATGGCCCGCACCACCGCGTTCTTGCCCCAGCCTGTCTTCAACCGTCACCACTCGGAGACGGACATGCTCCGCTACATGATGCACCTCCAGCAGAAGGACTACTCGCTGGTCCATGGCATGATCCCTCTCGGCTCGTGCACCATGAAGCtcaactcgacctcgtcgatgcAGCCTCTCTCGTGGAAGGAGTTTGGCGGTGTCCACCCCTTCGCCCCCGTCGACCAGGCCGAGGGCTACAAGACCATGCTCActgagctcgagaaggaccTCTCGCTCGTCACCGGTTACGACGCCACCTCGCTCCAGCCCAACTCGGGTGCTTCGGGCGAGTTTGCCGGCCTCAAGGTCATTGACGCGTACCACAAGTCGCGTGGTGACAGCCACCGTAATGTCTGCCTGATCCCCCTCTCGGCCCACGGCACCAAccccgcctcggccgccatGATGGGCTGGAAGGTGGTCCCCATTAAGGCCCTCAACGACGGCtcgctcgacctcaaggaccttgaggagaaggccgtCAAGCACAAGGACAACCTCGCTGCGTTCATGGTCACCTACCCCTCGACTTTCGGTACCTTTGACGAGGGTATCGAGAAGGCGACCAGTCTCGTTCACGAGAACGGTGGTCAGGTCTacgtcgacggcgccaacgccaacgccctcgTTGGTCTTACCTCGCTCGGCCGTGTCGGTGGCGACGTCTCGCACACCAACCTCCACAAGACCTTCTCGATCCCCcacggtggcggtggcccCGGTGTCGGCCCCATCTCGGTCAAGAAGCACCTTGcgcccttcctccccgGTCACTCGCTCGTCAAGACAGGTGGCGAGCACGCCATCACCGCCGTCTCGGCTGCCCCCTACGGCTCGGCATCGATCAACCTCATCTCGTGGGCGTACATCAAGATGCTCGGCGGTGCTGGTCTTACCGAGTCGTCCAAGATGGCTCTCCTCAACGCCAACTACATTGCTGAGCGCCTCCGTCCCTACTACAACCTCCGCTTCACCAACAAGAACGGCCACTGCGCCCACGAGTGCCTgatcgacctcgccgagttcgaggacaaggccgGTCTCCGTGTTCCCGACTTCTCGAAGCGTCTCCAGGACTACTCCTTCCACCCGCCCACAGCCCAGTGGCCCATCAGCACCTGCTGGCTCATTGAGCCCACCGAGTCCGAGCCCAagcacgagctcgaccgcctcgtcgacgccctcaTCAGCATCcgcaaggaggtcgacgaggtcatcgagggcaagcaggacaaggacaacaACGTGTTCAAGAACGCCCCCCACCCGCTGTCGGTTATCACCGGCGAGAAGTGGGACCTCCCCTACTCGCGCGAGAAGGCCGCGTACCCCGTCCCCGGGCTGAAGAAGTCAAAGTTCTGGCCCACGGTTGGCCgtctcgacgacgccgccggagacctcaacctcatctGCGAGGTAAGCAACCCTTCTGACAACGCTAATTTCTCTAGTGCGGCACTGTGGAAGATTGGCAAGCGTAGACGGCTCTGA
- the cys12 gene encoding uncharacterized protein (cysteine synthase), whose protein sequence is MIEDAEARGYLRPHTGSVLFEGTVGSTGISLATVGKAKGYESHIIMPDDVAIDKVLILERLGATVERVRPASIIDENQFVNAARRRAHEFGNIDIVSDDEELVSTQATESERRSRRSFDAARRGFFADQFENESNMMAHFEGTGPEIIRQTGGRYDAFVSGAGTGGTLSGTGRALKMANGECKVILADPEGSGLFNRVKYGVMFAPQESEGTKRRHQVDTIVEGIGINRLTRNFEAGERLIDDAYRISDLEAVAMSRYLVDHDGLFLGSSSACNLVACVRLAKRLPKGSRIVTILCDSGARHQSKFWSDEYLAQHGIKVDVGIVERLIKA, encoded by the exons AtgatcgaggacgccgaggcgcgaggGTATTTAAGGCCACATACCGGGAGCGTCCTGTTTGAGGGCACGGTCGGGAGTACGGGTATTAGTCTGGCAACGGTCGGAAAGGCAAA GGGATACGAATCACACATTATCATGCCGGATGATGTGGCTATTGACAAAGTGCTCATtctcgagcgtcttggAGCTACAGTCGAGCGTGTTCGTCCCGCAAGTATCATTGATGAGAACCAGTTCGTCAATGCGGCCCGGAGGAGGGCACACGAATTCGGCAATATCGATATCGTAtcggatgacgaggagctggtaTCAACCCAGGCGACCGAGAGTGAGAGACGTTCACGCCGCTCCTTCGAcgccgctcggcgcggttTCTTCGCCGATCAATTCGAGAACGAGTCCAACATGATGGCACATTTCGAAGGTACGGGACCCGAGATCATCCGCCAAACAGGGGGACGATACGATGCCTTTGTCTCGGGTGCCGGAACAGGTGGAACCCTCTCTGGAACGGGACGCGCTCTGAAAATGGCCAATGGAGAATGTAAAGTCATCCTGGCCGATCCGGAGGGAAGTGGGTTATTCAATCGCGTCAAGTATGGTGTCATGTTTGCCCCCCAAGAAAGCGAGGGCACGAAACGCCGGCACCAAGTCGATACCATTGTCGAGGGTATTGGGATTAATCGACTGACCCGCAATTTCGAGGCTGGCGAGCGCTTgatcgacgacgcgtaCAGGATAtccgacctcgaggcggtcgcCATGTCCCGATACTTGGTGGACCATGACGGCCTGTTCCTCGgttcctcgagcgcgtgtAATCTTGTCGCATGTGTGCGGCTCGCAAAGCGTCTTCCCAAGGGGTCTAGGATTGTGACGATTCTCTGCGATTCGGGGGCACGGCACCAGTCCAAGTTCTGGAGCGACGAGTATTTGGCGCAACATGGCATCAAGGTCGATGTGGGCATTGTCGAGCGGTTGATCAAGGCGTAG
- the cbp3 gene encoding uncharacterized protein (Ubiquinol-cytochrome C chaperone), with amino-acid sequence MSALRTARALARVPRLATPSRTFAASSALAKQAEPVNNTPIPLNASPQFPAPTDPFNPASSKAKPAAEYSESTKNLVRGVAKLLGYNSKASTTIRETGRMMHGIVGAVENERSFWYDECKLPATYQTFFQLHLLYVLILVVRLRALRSSRPDTSPIPEPLEPGPPTHTGPSSSNFTISKPAHETYPTEFLNHFFELAESQMRIVLGKGERERVIRKYMDEMGEQWKGAGLGLDYILGLSISDDKAERALSDPELASWVWRNLFQSKGIAPGEGDELAFPPQLDKVVFFVRRELARLGEISDADVLDGNIGEWGPVNQ; translated from the exons ATGTCCGCCCTCCGTACCGCGCGTGCGCTTGCTCGCGtcccccgcctcgccaCTCCATCAAGGACGTTTGCTGCATCGAGTGCGCTCGCGAAGCAGGCCGAGCCGGTCAACAACACCCCAATTCCGCTCAATGCTTCGCCGCAGTTCCCAGCGCCCACCGACCCCTTCAATCCCGCCTcgtccaaggccaagccGGCGGCAGAGTACTCCGAGTCGACGAAGAACCTTGTACGCGGTGTCGCCAAGTTGCTGGGATACAACAGCaaggcgtcgacgacgatccGCGAAACGGGGCGTATGATGCACGGcatcgtcggcgccgtGGAGAATGAGAGGAGCTTCTGGTATGACG AGTGCAAGCTGCCAGCAACGTACCAGACGTTCTTCCAGTTACACCTTCTCTACGTTCTGATTCTCGTGGTGCGTCTGCGTGCGCTCCGCTCGTCTCGGCCCGACACCTCGCCCATCCCCGAGCCTCTTGAGCCCGGCCCGCCGACACACACCggcccctcctcgtcaaactTTACGATCAGCAAGCCGGCACACGAGACATACCCCACCGAGTTCCTGAACCACTTCTTCGAACTCGCCGAGAGCCAGATGCGCATCGTGCTCGGCAAgggtgagcgcgagcgcgtcatTCGCAAGTacatggacgagatgggcgaGCAGTGGAAGGGTGCTGGGCTGGGCCTTGACTACATCCTCGGCCTGAGCATCAgcgacgacaaggccgagcgGGCACTGAGCGACCCCGAGCTTGCGAGCTGGGTGTGGCGCAACCTCTTCCAGAGCAAGGGGATCGCGCCgggtgagggtgacgagctggccTTCCCTCCCCAACTTGACAAGGTCGTGTTCTTTGTCCGTCGTGAGCTGGCCCGCCTTGGCGAGATCAGTGACGCCGACGTTCTCGACGGCAACATTGGCGAGTGGGGCCCAGTGAACCAGTAA
- a CDS encoding uncharacterized protein (Ribosomal L32p protein family) yields MSAALLPRASAAPSLLTRMSTLLPTLFPRAVPTAALPWLAAPLGALAGLRSLLELLPPIVLAVPKSKISHSRKSMRSANKGLKPKLNFSHCEACGTVKLQHHLCPKCFSEISRKWKGESRAPPRA; encoded by the exons ATgtccgccgccctcctcccccgcgcCTCTGCCGCGCCATCACTGCTCACACGCATGTCgaccctcctccccaccctcttccctcGCGCTGTCCCCACCGCCGCACTGCCATGGCTGGCTGCGCcgcttggcgcgcttgcCGGCCTCCGgtccctcctcgagctgcttcCTCCTATCGTGCTTGCCGTGCCGAAGAGCAAGATCTCGCACTCGCGCAAGAGCATGCGGTCCGCGAACAAGGGTTTGAAGCCCAAGCTGA actTCTCCCACTGCGAGGCGTGCGGCACTGTCAAGCTCCAACACCACCTGTGCCCCAAGTGCTTCTCCGAGATCTCGCGCAAGTGGAAGGGAGAGAGCcgcgcaccgccgcgcgctTAA
- the PUS4 gene encoding uncharacterized protein (pseudouridylate synthase 4), whose protein sequence is MAAGSSLPLNGLFPIAKPSGPGSMRVIEAMTPLLIESRLFTDPNLPAGGREVERNKRKRNKTHMGLKIGQGGTLDPLADGVLVIGVGRGTKHLNRFLECSKEYVSIGLLGAATTSYDSQDPVISTGNFDSITREDVEKALEQFRGKIKQTPPIFSALKMDGKPLHEYARENKPLPRPIPVRECQVEIDLIDFTPAQVVEGDGGHTYRWPEARLDEGEKDTFRRLTQIVHDANEAAKETPAEPEIDLNAPDFPEVSAQTGLRPASFTVRMTVSSGTYVRSIVHDIGLALGCGAHVVKLTRTRQGEFVLSEDDVKRVDEQEGRVKVEASEEEAMNNTAEEDEMNALNAAAASAPSHAAADKMTHQRGPTTACIPWALFENAIAERDAAIKAGQAEIEELKESGAPFKDIKEALREQKKAREREELADWEKAVMERFHSVPIPVVRDSKTRAEGVYFRR, encoded by the exons ATGGCTGCTGGCTCCTCGCTTCCGCTCAACGGGCTCTTTCCCATCGCCAAGCCGTCGGGTCCGGGCTC GATGCGCGTCATCGAGGCCATGACGCCGCTGCTTATCGAGTCGCGCCTGTTTACGGACCCAAACCTCCCGGCCGGCGggcgcgaggtggagcGCAACAAGCGCAAGCGGAACAAGACGCACATGGGACTCAAGATCGGACAGGGCGGCACGCTGGACCCGCTGGCTGATGGCGTGTTGG TTATCGGTGTTGGGCGCGGAACAAAGCACCTGAACCGCTTCCTCGAGTGCTCGAAG GAGTACGTCTCGATCGGCCTCCTTGGGGCTGCGACGACGTCGTACGACTCGCAAGACCCCGTCATCTCGACGGGCAACTTTGACAGCATTACTcgcgaggacgtcgagaagGCTCTCGAGCAGTTCCGTGGCAAGATCAAGCAGACGCCTCCTAT TTTCTCCGCGCTTAAAATGGACGGCAAGCCTCTTCACGAGTATGCGCGTGAGAATAAgccccttcctcgcccgATCCCCGTGCGCGAATGCCAGGTCGAGATCGACCTGATCGACTTTACGCCCGCACAggtggtcgagggcgacggcgggcACACGTACCGCTGGCCCGAGGCGCGGCTGGACGAGGGGGAGAAGGACACGTTCCGTCGCCTCACTCAGATAGTGCACGACGCCAAtgaggcggccaaggagaccCCGGCCGAGCCTGAGATCGACCTGAACGCACCCGACTTCCCCGAAGTGTCGGCGCAGACTGGGCTCCGGCCCGCTTCGTTTACCGTCCGCATGACGGTCAGCTCTGGGACCTATGTTCGCAGTATCGTGCACGACATTGGGCTTGCACTCGGCTGTGGCGCGCACGTCGTCAAGCTCACGCGTACGAGGCAGGGCGAGTTTGTTttgagcgaggacgacgtcaagcgcgtcgacgagcaggaGGGTAGAGTCAAGGTGGAGgcgagtgaggaggaggcgatgaACAACACGGCtgaagaggacgagatgaACGCGCTCAAtgctgcggcggcgagcgcaccatcccacgccgccgcggacAAGATGACGCACCAGCGTGGCCCGACTACTGCGTGTATCCCCTGGGCACTGTTTGAGAACGCGATTGCAGAGCGTGACGCCGCTATCAAAGCAGGCcaggccgagatcgaggagctcaaggagagCGGGGCACCGTTCAAGGACATCAAGGAGGCGCTGAGGgagcagaagaaggcgcgcgagcgcgaagAGCTGGCAGACTGGGAGAAGGCCGTCATGGAGCGCTTCCACTCTGTCCCTATCCCGGTCGTGCGTGACAGCAAGAcccgcgccgagggcgtctACTTCCGTCGGTAG